The following DNA comes from Diprion similis isolate iyDipSimi1 chromosome 14, iyDipSimi1.1, whole genome shotgun sequence.
TGATCAGATCAATAATGGGCTGAATAATCTCCAAATATTACTTGATATCTCTGGAAAGATAATAGCAGGCTCACACTGATCAGTTGAATCAACCGGTCCAGTTGGATTGAATTCATCGTACGACCCGAATTTCCAGTGCAtcctttgtttcgatattcacACAGATTCCGGCAGCGGACGTTGATAGTTCAGGTCAACCAATGGAATATGCCAACATCTCAACCATAACGACGAAGGTGCTAGAGGGGATCAAATGTTACACGGCAACTGCGTATTTCCACATCGATGGTACGTCATTTCGGAATCACGGTGAAGAcatttaaattattacatgGAATGCTGTTATAATGCAAAATCGATCGTGTCGACTTGTTTTTCAGAGATCTCCGGTGCTCGCGAACTTTGGTTCCGCGAAAATGACGGAATGCTCAAAATGCCGACAAACACTTCTCTGATCACTTCAGAAACCGGCTACTATAACGGACATTGCGTATCAACCATGGGTGAATatcaactttcttctgaaacCAAAAAGGGTATCTAACGTATcacaacttttatttttccaggAAATCACTACTGCCCCATGACTACGACGTCCAAATGCTCTGACTTGAACCCGTGGTTCATTCTAAACGTGGGAGAGAACGTAATCGGCTTCGGCTTTCAGGGTTTCGGAAGCATAACTTCTTCGCCGACACGAACTTGGTTTGAAACTCTTTCAAGTGCGGATATAATGGTGAGTATGAAAAATACGATACGAAGAATATGCAGATGAATATTCACAAAGTTTCTGATGATTCTGGTTCTCTCTCATTGTTTTCTGCACAGTTGAAAGTTATCACTGATTTGGGTATTTTCAACATAAACTATTCGTAAAATCCAAAATTTACTTGATCCATAATCACAGCACGTATtgaaatgtttattttattgttccCACTGTCAGCTGGCTGTCGCTGATCCACCTGCCTGTGCGATCGATGCAATAGATGCCTACGGAATAATTTCTCTGCATGTATGGTTGGTCGATAACCCCAAAAACATTACATGCAGCTAAAGCGGAACATCAGAAATAGCCAGATGACAAAGTCGAAGCCCAGGCCACTCATTGACCATATCGACCATCTGTGTAATCCAATGTAATATTTGCAACGTGAATAAACTATTGTATGATCACAATTGGTCCAATGCTTAATCTATAACCTGTTATCCAGAGTAATTAGAGTGATTCAACACCTAACATATTCACATACGTGTACAGTCAAGTATGAATGATAATTATCGTTCAGATAACTTGTTTGATGCCTTCCATTTTCGCTGCACACGCACACTGAAccgtaaaattataatttctttccattcACAAAAACTAGAATCAATTAAACTGTATGACTAATAATTAAGTTGACGCTTCAAATGTGAATCGTCCAGGCCAAAGACACGGAATATAATTTAATCACATTTCTCGAAATCGCAATAATTGCACTAGCTGCTTTTAATACTGCATCAGTTGGTAAGAAATAAGACTCAGTGAATACAATACGTTTACCGTAATTTACCCTGAAATACCGTGTTTTAAACGCATGAATTTTAACCCCGTTACCACATTTTAAGAGACGGCGTGTAGACAGATTTCGTCGGTATGTAACTACCTCGATTCCATGGACTAAacgttttcatattttaccgGATCATTGTCAGCTCGTAGTAGATAGTAGACAATTAATACAAGTGTAGAGTTGATATTTGTTTACACGACCGATTATCTGAGACCAGGATAACACCTCTAGAAAACAAAGCTCGcagttgaagttgaaaaacgGAAATCCAGAAGTTATGACCTGTGTTTGATTCAAGATAGTATCTCTGAGCATGGTAATAGCCACATATGTCTGGTTCAGTATTGTAATGAAATGTCCCGCATCACGATGTGACACAATTGTTATAATACGATTCAATCTAATAATGCCATGGCGAAATTTCCTATGAACACTTACGAAGTACGAATGTATCAACGATGCAAGTAGCATTGTATGTTACTGTAACAAATAATGTCAACGAACATTAATTGGAAGGTGAAACAATGAATGTATTGTAACTGGATCACAGTGAAATCGCGAAAAGtcactgaaatttttgaatttcgagaaTTCCGAGTTTTCCGCTGGGTTAGGTTGAGCAAACAATTCATGTATTTTGATGACTTTCCTGCATGTGAATTGGCTGCATGGGGGCATTTTCATgaatacgaaatgaaaaaatgcaaCTACAAAATCTTACTATTTCACGATGGtagttataaaaaaagatgTAAAGTGAATCattagtataaaaatttttctctcagtaACCTTGGGCATATttgaacaagaaaattttaaaaattttttgcggtGCCAGTAGATTTGCTTGACACGTAGGCCACAAGAAAAGGACGTCATTCAAGTGCAGCTGTGTCAATCAGGTCTCTATCTATCACTACCGTGTGTTTTTGGAATTATGTACACATACGTGAATATGATTTGTCCCTTTAGCCACGTGTGTTTGCGTGGAATATTCTATTCGTATGCTCGTTACGATATACAATGTGTCTTGTTTGTAAAATTGACTGTGGCATTGCCGAAAGAGACACGGATGCAGAGATGCGgtaaaatttgtgaaacaaAAGTTGCCTAATTCCAAAGGCATCGTTGCACAGCATCAATGAAATCACTCTGGCTCTATGTTACTCTGAGATTGCGATGCAATTTGTTAATTCCTAAATCAAATCGTCGAAAAGGCTAATCTTGTTCGAATATGTGGAGATACGGATTACGACCCGATTCCTGGTGAGAAAATCTAGACGAGTAGAATGAGTTTCAGGTTATCCCCATCCGAGGTTTCATTAGATCACTGATTCTAAACTTGGAGTCGAAATTTGGCACGAGTTTCGCAGCTTCGATGATCCGTATTAGCCAAGTCAGTCCCAATCAGAAACTACGTTTCggaaaatttgtacaatacATTAAAAGTAAGTAAAATACATTTAATTCGTAGTTTCAAATTCAAGAATATCCATGTCTATCGAATAAATGACGAGCGATTATATTAGGTGCATCGagtctgagaattttttccgattcCAATCCATGTAAACAACTCTTTACCGCTATTAAgcaacttttattttaaaaccttggtttataatttttactacTCTTTGAGATCCACTGAGTAATTGCGTATAGTAAGACACTGGATGTTGACACATGTGTTTCTTTATCCGATCAATCAactgtgataaaaattattcatgaatTTAGTCGCGACAAGTGTAGTTTCCGGAGTTGATAGCTAGGATATATATGTAATCTGCCGAGGACGTGGAAACTTTACATCTTAAGATTCTGCCGGTGTCGTGACTTCTGACCACGAATCAGTAGCATTTGAGGTCTAGATATATCTGGTACATCGTCAAGCGTTCAGAAGTCAATTATGTTTCttaaaattgcaataattgCTTTCGCTGTATCGATCAATACTACATCAGCAGGTGAGCCATCAAATTCACCAAACTCAACAAAATACCTTAGATTGAGAATATAAATTCTAATTTCGTTACATTTTAGGCGACGACGTGTGGACTGGTTTCGTGGGTATGTAGCTACCTTGATTTCATGTACTAAGCAATTTTCCAACAAGCAACAATCCAATGTTCACTGAATCCCTTTCGAAAGCGAACTGTTGGTACACAgtaacttttcattttatagaGCACATTTGTCATTGAATGGcacatgaaatttgaaatggatTCACGTCAAAATAGTCTTTCATCTTTCAGCTGTTCCCTCGAAACATGTTTCATGTGCTTACGATTTATAATTCGGTGTAGCTTCCTGGTCGAACGATTCCAGCCACTTCTACGAACTTCCTCAGACGTTGGAATCAGCTCAAAACCAAGGATGGACCAACATCTCGGGTGTCGAACAACCAGATGGAGTTGCAGCTCTCGGCTACGAAAGTGACTTTAGATTCGTGATCCTCTATTTGACCGAAACTGGTTCAGCAATCGGAGTTCAAGTTGCTGTGAGTGAAGAAATCATTTCCCAAACTTGTATTCAACGATCAGATCAATAATGTTCTGCATAATCTCCAAAGATTACTTAATACCTCTGTAAAGTTCATTGCGTAGTCACACTGATCGGTTGAATCAACCCATTCAATTGGATTGAATTCGTTGTAAGACCCGAATTGCTAGTGCATCCATTGTTTCGATATTCACATAGATTCCGGCAGCGGACGTTGATAGTTCAGGCCAACCAATGGAATATGCCAACATCTCAGCCGTAACGACGAAGGTGTTAGAAGGTGTCGAATGTTACACAGTAACTGCGCTCTTCTACATCGATGGTACGTCATTTGGTATCATATCATATTTCAAATCATACCGGACACATTCAAATTAACGCGTGCAATGCTTTTGTGATGCAAAATCGATGGTTTCGACTGACTTTTCAGGGACTTCTGGTGCTCGCGAACTTTGGTTCCTCGAAAAAAACGGAACGCGTCAAATGCCAACGAACGCTTCCTTGATAACCTCAGAAATGGGCTACTATAACGGACATTGCGTACCAAGCATGGGTGAGTACTAACTTATTTTTCGACGCAGCAACCATCGGTAACCAACCGgaattttgttaatattttcaggcaaTCACTACTACCCCATAACTACGACGACCAAATGCTCTAGTTTGAACCCATGGTTCATTCTGTACGAAGGAGAAAACGTAATCGGCTTCGGCTTTCAAGGCATTGGAACCGTGACTTCTTCGTCGGTACGTGATTGGTGGGAGTCCATCCCACCAGCAACCACATCGGTAAGCGTAATGGGACTACTtagaaatgaagaagaagcagagagatgtgataaatatttttacgtgCACATTGTAATCGGGTAACTTCATTGTGTTTACAGACCGCCATTCCCTCGGACGGACCTATCTGTCTCGGTCTCGCAACTGTTCTTTACGGAATCACTTCTGTGCACATTTGGCTCGTTGACCAGCCCCAGAACATCACCTGCAATTGATGAAATGTATCTTGTAAATGAGGTGAAACACCTGGAATCCATCCGAGATTTgcaattacattaaaaaatatttcactccAAATTTGGTACAATCTTTCTTTCATAAAACCACCATTCACTatccgatgtaattttttagctGTTGTCGATATACTGAAGTATcgattgtacaaaaaaattattctttcaagTCCCCACTAGACCTGAATATACGAAAGCAATTTTCTTATTCGCAACCTTTGGGAAAAAGCTGATTCGTAGACATTATCAAGTTTCGAAACTGTCGTCAGCCAATTTGCTCGCTGCATCATCTAATTAAAATGGGGAAACAGACCTTGGCTTTTTTAATTACCGGCTTGAAACGTTGTCCAATTTTGTTGCCAGTGAACGGTGTGACTCCATATTCCTATACAGGGATAGGGACTCCAAGAGAAACCATATCTGTTCAGGAATAATCAGTCGTATTATTTGGGTAAATTTGTTCAGGACCAATTACATCTAATGTATCCGGATATCGTGGTGGGTGAATGATTCAAGGTGGAAGTACGACGAGGGTACGTTGAGCGGTGAGGCATAAGTAGCGGAAACGGTGGTAAGTCGGTCACGCGTGACTTCCAAAATGATCCGTAGTTCACGAAAGGAAATTTAATGCTGCATGATTTCTCTTTGACCTTCTTTATCTCACTCTGTATTTCCCTCACCACGAAAGCTATACGCCAATTAACGCTGGTAACACCGGACAAACTTTGTCGCAAGTCAATTTATTGGAAGGGGCAAGTGGAAGTTTTCTACTGACGTGGTCACACCCTCTCGCACTCCTGTGTTTATTTGTTCCGTCATATTCTGTGTTAtctgagaattgaaaaacttgaataaatttgCTGCTCCTTTGTAAAACGTTTATGGATCACGCGTATGCACCCAAGTAACAAAATATGGTCACGAATCCTGGGTATCTCGTCACTGCAAGATCCTGAAACTTCTTACAATGGGTTATTTCAGATTACGAAATCATGAACTGAAATCGTGAACGGTGCGATGTGTACAAGTGCTTCTGGAATTATGATCCTCACGACGCGATATGATATACGTGTATGCCAGTAAAGATTTCGTGACTACAAGTTACTAGCTGGATATTATAATCGTTTGACAACCGTGTATATAAGGATATCGATGTCAGTATCGCTATCGAGCAACTTCTATTTTCAAACCTTggtttgtaattttgaataattttcgagaTACCTTAATAAATTGCGTATAATAAGACACCGGGTATATACACATGTGTGTTTCTTGGTCCGTGCAGACACTTTTATACAGATAAGCTATACACTCAGTAGGGGGCAAGTATGGTTTCTTATGTTAATATTTAACgtataaatgtaattttttgaggaCGTGGAAATTTTACAGCTCAAGATTCTTGCCGTTGTCTTGACTTCCGACCACGAATCAGTAGCTCTTGAGGTCTAGATACATCTGGTACATCGTCAACAgttcagaaattaaaaaaacctgAATCATGTTTcttaaaattgtaataatcgCATTCGCTGTGTCGAATACTGCATCAGCAAGTAAACCATCAGATTCACCAAATACAACAAAATATCTCAAATTGAAAACATGAATTTGAAGTTCGTTACCACATTTTAGGGGATGACGTGTGGACCGGTTTCGTGGGTATGTAGCTACCTTGATTTCATGTACTAAGCAATTCTCCAATAAGCAACAATCCAATGTTCACTAAATCCCTTTCGAAAGCGAACTGTTAGTATACaataacttttcattttatagaGCACATTCGTCATTGAATGGcacatgaaatttgaaatggatTCACGTCAAGATAGTCTTTCATCCCCCAGCTGTTCCCTCGAAACATGTGTCATGTACTTACTTTATGATTCTCTGTAGCTTCCTGGGCCTTGGACACTTCCACCAACTTCTTTCCACTTCCGCAGACGTTAGAATTAGCTAAAAGCCAAGGATGGACCAGCATCTCGGACCTTAAAGAGTCAGATGATATCACACCCCTCGGCTACGATGGTGACTGGAGAGTTGTGGTTCTGTATTCGGTGACAACTGGTGCAGCATGCGGAGTGCACGTCGCagtaaataacaatattataccTCATAGTCGTGTTCTACATTCGGATCAGAACTGCTCAGAGCCATCTTCAAAGATCACGTGATAGATTCGTGAAGCTGATTAAATTCATTAGTAGCTGAATCCGTCCAgttaaatgaaattcatacCTAACCATGTCGCGCTTTGAATCTATATTTTCGATATTCCATACAGTTCCCGATAGAGGATGTCAATAATACGGGTGAACCAATGATATACGCTGAAATTTCAGCAATAACAACCAAGGTGATAGAAGGAGTCGAATGCTATACGGCAACTGTGTATTTTTCCATCGATGGTACGTAGTTTTAAAAGTGTGGTGAATACGTTTTAATTTCCACGTTTGATGCTAAACTTTCAGAATCGTCTGGCAGTCGCAGAATTTGGTTCCAGGAACAAGATTCACAGCACGAAATACCGACAGACACTTCTGATGTCGTTTCGGAAACGGAATATGATGCGGACTACTGTATTCCGACCATGGGTAAGGACTCACGATTTTCTTTCGAGATCACGTTTACGATAATCAGCATCACGTCATGTATTACTTATCTAGGCGATCACTACTACATTATGAATTCAACTTCTGACTGCGCCTACTTGTACCCGTGGTTCCTTGTGGGCAAAGGAGAAAACTTAATTGGCGTCGGCTTCCAAGGTTTTGGCAGTGGAACTTCTTCGTCGAAAAGAATTTGGTGGGAAGACATTCCACCAACAGGTTTagtggtaaataaaaaaagaacgttttgaaataataaagaagTAGAATGAATTGATATGTTGTTATAAAGCCAGCACTTCGACGAGATGAATTAATTGTTCTCACCGACAGACTGCGGTTCGTGATCCACCAACTTGTGCGAAGAATGCTATGTACGAGTATGGAGTCATTTCGCTGCACATTTGGTTCGTTGATGCTCCTCAGAACATCACCTGCGACTGAAATTGGATGACCCAGAAACTATAAGTCGATGTAATGTATTTTGTGAACGTGATGAAACATCTGCTATTTTGCAAAGacttaataatcataataaaagaattttacGATATAATTTCTATGCACATGTGTTTGGCCGATAAACCCAAAAACATTACATGTACAAAGTCAAAGTCCAGGCCACTTCAAAATATGGCATTAATTGAACTGTAAGACGAATAATTGAGTAATCAAGTTACTTTGATTTATTGTAGAAACGTAATCAATGCTGGTGAATGAAATGTTTGATTCTCGTTTAACAACGTTACGCGAATCAATGTGAAtattaccaaaaaattgaaaattccacATTGACAGACTATACGCTTCGTTTTTCGACCTAATTATGACTGATAAACCGAAAAACAACCGTCAACTATATGAATACTATCTAATGATAATGTGTCAGGGTCGATTACATAACCAACAGTTTGTCCTATGTGGCAGGTGCGTTTTATGAGGATTGTTAATATTTAGGTATGAATTACCAAATGCGACCCAAATCGACAGTTGAGAATATATAAAGAGTCGTCTGCCTTAAAACTCAAGTGcagtttcattatttctttGCTCATCTGTAAACCCTTTCCACCAATGCATAGACATATGTAAACAATGTAAGGAAATAAGTAAGTATTCCTATATAGTATAATTAACAAACGCAAACGAGTaaggtatatacataacaaACGATTGGTATAAATACACGAAGTACCAAATACTAATTAGTCGTACGATAACCGTCAAGAACTCAAGAACCTCTCAACGAACGAAACATGTTCGCTAATATAGCAACGATCATCGTGCTCACCGCATTCGTCTCAACTTCCAAAGGTAATTAAGTaattaataaagaaattcATTCCGTGATGAAATACTGCAATAATTCTGATACCGAGAAGAAATATTCTAACGGCAACCATATTTTTTCCGGCAGGGGATGTTGTGTGGAACGGTTTGACTGGTACGTATCGCACTATTTCAACTTTATCGATGATTTCTCACCTACAATAAATTAGTCAATAAAATGATCGTTTAGCCAAATGGTCGCAGAATGTGACCGACGGTTTCTACGACATACCGCAAAATTTGACGGCAGCCAGATGTCAGGGATGGACAAAAGTCTCAGGCGTCAATCTACCCACGGGAGAAATTGGAATGGGATACTACGGGGACCCGAGAGTCGTTATGATTTACCTGACATCTACGGGTGAAGTTATTGGCTTTCAAGTTGGGGTGAGAAAACCGGGAATCGATgttcgaaagaatttttccaaacagCAAGAGTAACAGCGACGGCGATTAAATTTGCAATCAAACTCGCAGGTCCCAACGAAGGACCTTGACAGTCAACACATGCCGATAAACTACCGGAAACATACTGAAATAAGGGTTAAGACCATCAACGACGTTGAGTATTACACGGCACTCGCGTACTTTCGTCAAAGCGGTAAGTGTTCTGTTTTCATGGGAGAAAATTGCAAAGTGTTTCTAATTCGCAGAGCAGAATTTTTTGGTGGTGAAACtcaaagtagaaaaaaattaaactttgacgaaacatcaaagtttcgaatggtccgaAACCAATGCCATAAAGTGGATCTGTAACCAGGCACGTGATACCATCCAAACACGTTTTAATAAAAACTCGTGGTTCCAGCTTGCAAAGACTTCCGCAGCATATGGTTGAAGAAGAGAGACGGTACTTTGACCAAAATTCCAACAAAATCGGGACTCCTCGTCGAGCAGACGAAGTACGAGCGAAAAAAGTGCattacttggatgggtgagttgattttttcaaaagtaatcCGAATTCAAGTAGTTCCAAAGAATGGTGCTTCACGTTTGTTGTCCAACCACGGAAAACTACTAAATTTCATGGGCACCGTTAGTCCAGTTTGACCAGACAAGGCGATGTCCTCTTCAGAAAACACGCAGTTTTCGACCGAGTGTGAGAATCAGTGAAAACAGAAAGTAATATAGCAAAATCGTTTACAGGTCTGCATTACTACAAGATTAACTCTGAAACCAACTGCGATGACATaacgccgtttttttttctggcaaATCAAACCAACATCATAGGCATCGGTTTTCAGATTATTGGAACTGCTAGTTCAGGCCCAAAGCGAACctggttcgaaaaaattccGTTGCAAACCGAAGCGGTGAGCGCAAAAATTTGTCTGTCATGTGGCGAGTTTGTGGTTCACGATTTTCGCATGGCTAATGGTGAActtcttctttgtttattctttttttttttttttataggccACGATTCCCGACGCGCCGAAGTGTATTGCAGAAAACATTAAAAAGTACGGTCTGATCTCGTTTCATCTCTGGTTCATCAACAACCCACTCAGCCTCCAGTGTGATACTATTTGCCAAGACTAGACGAGCTCCGGAATGACTCATGACATCGCATCGTGCGAACTGTCGACGAGAAAATCGGAGTTTTTCTCTAACAAATTGTTGTTTATTCCACTTGacgataaattcattttccagAGAGTAAAAACAGCTCGAAATGCTACTACAAACTACGTTGGTGAACGAGGCTTTTTAACGTGATTGAAAGCAGACGAGAAATGTACAAATTCGgacatatatatttactgtTAATGGATTGGTTCTGATAAAAACATCCGGCTTGTTGTTCGGTTCACTTCACATTTCTATGTGTAGTCTactcgtttatttattcatctgtttttttttttttattcttcagacGTTTAAGcgaatgaaaactttttcaagtgATTCATAACacctgaatgaaaattttctctccacGTCCGCGCTGTATtgattatcttctttttttctctaggttaaaaattttgttagagGTATCTGAGTATGAAAAAGTTGTAACAACAGCGATGAGTTGGAAAATTCGTTGACCAATAAATTctgatttaataaaaaaagatcctGAAATAGACTGGTttagtattatttttaattgactGTACATGCAATTCAGGGatgcaatgattttttaataacttgAAAATCGTTAGTATCGTATTTTCCGATTCAATTTTCCTGGAGAGAATTACCAACGGATGAATAAGTAAATTAATCAAGGATGGAGCCTCTTTGAAGATCGTTTAAAATGAGACCTGATAACGAGCAGAATACGCGAGCCCGTTGAAAGTCAAGAGGCGATTCGACGCTTAAAAGATTAGGTAAAGCACCTATTCGACGGAGATCTGACATCTCTTTCGAGATCACACCATTCAAGGAATAAAGGCTCGCTTTAAGCCGGTGAAAACCCGAATCGAATAACGATTCCAAGTCGAAACTGAGGCGCGAGGCGGTGAAGAGTGAACGCAAATTCCGTGAAATCCTTTGAATGGGAAGTGAAGAAATTACCGGATGTTTATCGCGCTAATCAAGCAACGCCGATAGAGCAATTCCGTCGGAATGAGGAACGGGCgaaaagttttattattatattgatataattaaatacCAGGAAATCCAGACGGATAACAAAGCTTCAAGTAATTGCAAGTTTCgcttgaaaaacgaacaagtAATAATGATTCTTGGTAATCCGTAGCTGAAGACTTCAACGATAGTCAAAAGTTGTGCGAATAGGAGTGTGAAAATATATAGCGAGTTGCAAAATGCTGAATTCGTTGTTTACCGAGTATATTTTAAGCATCGTCGAGTCGCTAGCGTCGTAAACTTATCTTAATTAAACTTGATACGAAGAGGTGTTGAGGTGTTATACGGTGAAAAGTTGGCAAATTTCTCGCTATTACTGTCTCTCGCACAGAAAACTCTGGCACCCTCGTCCACGTTGTTTGTCTCGCGACacttttggcgaaaaaatAGACTCCTAAAAGCAAACAATTTAACCCAAGGTACTTCCTGCATACTGCGAGTAAAGAGTTTCCGTTTATCCATGCAAGTGTCTCGGCTTCTTCAACTTTTGTACAATCATATATACCcaagtatatgtatgtaattgCGAGAGAcgatgtatatacctacactgaAAGATTGATTGCATTCGCGTCTCAACTGAGGAATCGTTATAAATGCAGATAGTTGAAGGATGAAACCACCGACATGCAAAACAATTTGAATAACTTTGCGAAACGTTCAAGGGCCTAAAGCCACACGATGTTAAACTTCGTCAACTATTCAGAGataaaagtagaagaagaaaaaaaaaaaaaacctccatCATTCGAGAGATGCAAGTCGTCTAATTGCCAGTTGCGAAAAATGCAGCTACGACGTTCCGCGATTAATTTAAACTGCATTCGATACGTGCAGCAATTTTCCTCAGAACTTCTCACGGGTCGTTTGAACGCTGGCTAACCCGAAGGATTTGACACTATTAGTTTTTTTGTGCAAAAGTGTTCgctgaggttttttttttttttttttttttttctttggaacTCGGAAAACGAGACGTGCTTCTAATAAAAGGgtgatttgtttttcaattttctacttaTCAATGCCagttttctaatatttttcacagtcCTAGATCATTTTTACATCCGAAgactaatttattattaactcTTTgccaggaaaaaaatttcctacattagactatttaattttcaaaatttggcgCGGAAGTTAGAAAAGCTTGTTatctaattaaaaaaagaagaaaataaaaactcatAATTGCGTTCAAACGGCCTGTGTATCTACTGTAAGTTTTCATAGATTACGACTGTGCTTAAGATGAACGAGTTTTTGCGACGAACGATAAAACTCTACGTATGGATCGGAAGCTGGCCGATAAACGGAGCCCCGAGATTAATCGAAAATCTGCGATACGCGGCCGGATTATTGGTCGTAATCAGCATCTCGATAATGAACGGATTCCAATACTTCGATCTTTACATGCACTGGGGAAACTGGAAACACTTTGCCGAAAACGCCTATTTATTTTTCGCTTACACCTGCGTAATCGGCGAGGTTTGataaagattttcattttcattttttctttctctctctctatctctctcagtaagattttttttttctttttcttctgaaatttcatactagcgtgaaatttgaattacatttgtttcttcttatttctttttctttctctttctctttccattTTTCCAGACCTTCGTGTTTTACTCTCGTCGCGATGAGATAAT
Coding sequences within:
- the LOC124414535 gene encoding uncharacterized protein LOC124414535, yielding MFLKIVIIAFAVSNTASARDDVWTGFVASWALDTSTNFFPLPQTLELAKSQGWTSISDLKESDDITPLGYDGDWRVVVLYSVTTGAACGVHVAFPIEDVNNTGEPMIYAEISAITTKVIEGVECYTATVYFSIDESSGSRRIWFQEQDSQHEIPTDTSDVVSETEYDADYCIPTMGDHYYIMNSTSDCAYLYPWFLVGKGENLIGVGFQGFGSGTSSSKRIWWEDIPPTGLVTAVRDPPTCAKNAMYEYGVISLHIWFVDAPQNITCD
- the LOC124414533 gene encoding uncharacterized protein LOC124414533 produces the protein MFLKIAIIAFAVSINTTSAGDDVWTGFVASWSNDSSHFYELPQTLESAQNQGWTNISGVEQPDGVAALGYESDFRFVILYLTETGSAIGVQVAIPAADVDSSGQPMEYANISAVTTKVLEGVECYTVTALFYIDGTSGARELWFLEKNGTRQMPTNASLITSEMGYYNGHCVPSMGNHYYPITTTTKCSSLNPWFILYEGENVIGFGFQGIGTVTSSSVRDWWESIPPATTSTAIPSDGPICLGLATVLYGITSVHIWLVDQPQNITCN
- the LOC124414534 gene encoding uncharacterized protein LOC124414534; this encodes MFLKIAIIAFAVLNTASAGDDVWTGFVASWALNASTHFYKLPQTLESAQSQGWTNISDVEQPDGVTTLGYENDFKFAILYSIENGSAIGVQVAIPAADVDSSGQPMEYANISTITTKVLEGIKCYTATAYFHIDEISGARELWFRENDGMLKMPTNTSLITSETGYYNGHCVSTMGNHYCPMTTTSKCSDLNPWFILNVGENVIGFGFQGFGSITSSPTRTWFETLSSADIMLAVADPPACAIDAIDAYGIISLHVWLVDNPKNITCS
- the LOC124414598 gene encoding uncharacterized protein LOC124414598, whose product is MFANIATIIVLTAFVSTSKGDVVWNGLTAKWSQNVTDGFYDIPQNLTAARCQGWTKVSGVNLPTGEIGMGYYGDPRVVMIYLTSTGEVIGFQVGVPTKDLDSQHMPINYRKHTEIRVKTINDVEYYTALAYFRQSACKDFRSIWLKKRDGTLTKIPTKSGLLVEQTKYERKKCITWMGLHYYKINSETNCDDITPFFFLANQTNIIGIGFQIIGTASSGPKRTWFEKIPLQTEAVTIPDAPKCIAENIKKYGLISFHLWFINNPLSLQCDTICQD